The stretch of DNA CGCGCTCTCCAAGACCGCATTGAACTTGTCTTGCGAACTCCAGCTTTCGCTGTCAGGGGCGTTGCCAGGTAGCAGGCGTCCTCGCCCACGAGCGGCATTACGCCAGTTGTATATGGTCGCTTCGGATATGCCTTCTGCCTTGGCCACTTCCACCACTGTGCGATTGTGCGGTGCTAGCAACTGCTTCAGGATCGCTTCCTTACGCTCTTCAGAATACTTCATCGGAATCTTCTCTCTGCCCCCGTCAGGGTTCAAACTCTAACAGCAATTCAGGTTCCAACTATTCTGACAGCGGGGGGGGAGCAGGTCTGCTTTACTTCGCGGCGTGCGTGGAGGCGAACGGCGCTGTTTCGACGATGGCATACGGGCGTGTTTTATCAAATGGAAAACGGGCCATTTTAGCAAACTCCCTCCCCGCGCCCTGCTCTCGGGCGGTAGGCAAATTTCTGGATTGGGCCACGTTGACATACATACGGTCTTCGTCGCTGGTCCCTCAAGTGCTTGCGCGTTTTAAAAACTGCTCGGCTGCCCGAATACGTCGATCGAGTTCGGTCGTCACATACCGGGACGTAGTCGCCGGCGACGCGTGCCCCATATTGTCTTGGACAATATCGAGCGGCATGCCCGCTTCAATCATGTGCGTGCCGTAGGTGTGGCGCAGCCAATGGGTCGTCGCCGCCTCCAATCGCTTCGCCCCTTTCGGATCTCCTTGCTGCAGATGTCCGGCCGCTTGCATGAACAACCGTCGAAAGGCCTTGGCGAGACCTAAGGGTGTGACCGCTTGCTCATGATGCTGACCGCTGCGGGTAAGACTCGCGATGATGGGGGTCTCCGCTTGCCAATACGTGGGTTCGATCGGCAGTCCTCGCCAACCAAGATAGCGAGCGAGCGCGTCCATCACCACCGATGGGATCGGCACGACCCGCGTTTTGTGTCCCTTCCCTCTCACGCGCAGCGTCCACGCCATCCCAATGTCGTCGTCGACCCATTTCGTTTCCAGGTGACGGAGTTTCACGGCACACAGTTCTGACACCCGTAACCCCGTGGCATAGGCCAGGATCAGCATGCACTGCGCGCGCTGCCCCCACGGAAGATGTGACGCCTCGTCAGCGAATCTCGCTAAAAAGCCATATTGCTCCCGAGTGAGCGCGTGGAGTGCCTTGGACGACGCAGCATCGCGCTCTTCTGCCGTTAGCTTATTCCCCAACCACGGATTGAAGTCGAGGTAACGCATGTCGACCAACCAAGTAAATAGCGCGTGCAGTACCCGATGCGCGGTCGCGCGGCTGGACGGCGCGAGTGGTCCGACAAACGGGCGCCAGTGCGGCGACCAGCGCTCGATGCCACGCGGCGCCGTCCACTGGCGCGGCGGTGCTTTGATAAATTCCCGGTAAGCGGCAATGTCGGCAACATTGAGCGAAGACAACGCTTTACCGCGCTCGAAGACACTCCACAGTAAAATTCGCTCGGCCTGCGTGCGGTAGCTGCGCCAGGTTGCCGACTCTTTCGGGTGCGAATTGAGCCACGCCTGAATCGCCTCCCAGTCATTGGTCGCGCCCGTTTGGTTCTTGCCCGGTGCGCCACGATTGGCACCCTCTGTGCCCGACAAAGCAACCGGCAACTGCAGGTTCTCTAAACAGGCGATGGTGGAGGTCGCTACGCTTGCGGCGAGCAAATCGGTGCGCGATTGCGTGCGCAACGGCGTTCGGGCGCGCTCGGCCACCGTCGGGGTCACGCTCGCCGCATTGGCGACGAGCCACGTCACGATGCGCTCGGCCGTCTCGGCACCCAGGCGCGGCACCCGCATGAACCAGCGGTGACCGGTGCCGTTGATCGTACTGACCAGCTGACCCAACGTCAGGATCTTGACGTTCGCCAGGCGCGCCGCGATGGACGGATCAAACCACGTATCAATAGGGTGTTCATTGGCCGGTGCTTCCGCGACTACTTTTTCGAGGCGCTGCAACGCCGCAAGCCGGCGCTCGCGCAAACGCAGTCCGCGCCGCTCTTCGCGCGACAAGGCCGCCCCGGGATACGCCGCACGATAGTGCAGAAGCAATTCGGTTTCGGTATAGACGCCGTGCGGGTCGGTTTGCTCGCGGTACTCTTCCAGCGACGGCGTGTCAGTCGCCGCATCCTCGGGTTCGCCCAAGCGTTTGGGTAATCGCAACAGCCGGATCGCTTCGCGGTCCCCCACGCGCCGCGCGGCGGCGGCCAGCTCGTCCTGCAGCCAGCGCAACGTCGTGCGCATGCGCCGGGGATCGCGCCCGCAAGCAAGATACCGGTCAGCCAGGACGCCGAGATTGATCGCTTCGGGTCCTTCGAGATATGCCCGATAGAACGCAAAGTGCGACAGCCCCAAACGGCGCGTATCCGACTTCATGGGCAGGCCACTCTATAGGTACATGCGTATGGTTCATTCCGACCGGCGCGCCCATGATGGGAGACAAATGCCTGCGTCGCATGCCTGCTCGCACATCTGTAGGCCATTGCGCTCCCCGGGTTTGCCGGCGCTGTTTCGATCGTCATACGCGCTACCTACTCCATTCGACCAAGGAAATGAACCCATGCCTGTCTGACCGCTCAACACTGCTTGAGATGCCCGTCGGGCGGGCCGTCCCCTCCCCTCTTCCGCGCCACCCCGTACTTTACCCTAAAAACTGCTAGTCACGATTAGGCTCATAATCATGACTAGCAAATCATCAAGAATGAGAGTCGAAAGGCGTGTCAACGTAGCGCCCTATCCTCATCGCAAGCCACAGCGCGCTAGCCACATCAGACAGGCGTGGCTGCACCCCTCCCCGCTTAGCGACAACATTGCCTTGCGTTAGTGTCTGAGATACAATGTATCTCAGTCATTTCAAGGAAAGCATCATGGCCACCACCACTATGGTTCACGTTCGCGTCGACGAAACCGTCAAAGCGCAGGCGACCGAAACGCTGGCAGCCATGGGCCTGACCGTTTCCGACGCGATCCGTGTTTTCCTGATGCGCGTGGTCGCTGACAAGGAACTACCTTTTGCCATCAAAGCGCCGAATGCCGCGAGCAGCGCCGCTATGTTGGAAGCTGACGAGATCATCCACGCCCGTCGCGCACGCTTTACCACCCCTGATGCTTTGCTGAATGACCTCGAAAAAGCTGCCCGCAAGTAAGCGCGCCACACTGCCTCGCGCCTCGGACTATACGAAAACGTTTCTGAAAGATTGGCAGCGTCTGTCCCACTCGGGACGGTACGATATGAATCGTCTTAAAGAAGCCATGACGATGCTCATTGCCAACGATGCCCCGCTCCCGCCAGAGTGGCTTGATCACGCGTTAGCAGGCGAATGGGCGCACCATCGTGAGTGCCACATCGGCGGCGACTTTCTCTTGATCTATACCCTTGACGACGCGGGCAAACATGGCCTCGTGGTTTTCGTGCGGTGCGGCACCCATTCCGAGCTGTTTTCGTAGCGACGCATGCCGATAAGCATACACACGAGGTTGGTCAATCTGAACCACAACAGGGGTGCCTTCGTTTCGTTAGGCAGATCTTGTTTTGAGAATAATCAGATCCGCGATTTGACCACTTCCCATACCGTGTTTCCCATCTAGCTAGCGCCTACGCCTTCAGGCGTCCGCCCTATTCAGCTGTCGGCATAGAGCATCAAGTAGCCAGCTCGTGCCGTCATAGAGCTAAGCCTGCTACTACGAGTTATCAGGCTTGAAAAGAATCCGGATTGGGCGTGTTTGCGTCGTGCCGTGTGGTCAAATCGACGGCGAAAGGCCCCCCTACCCTCTCCTGCTTACCATCGTGAGGCTGGTTCCACCGCTACCGCGCTAATCCGATGAAGCCGCATTCGTGACCGGGTATGGTGATAACGACGCGTGATAACACTATGTCGACGCCATGCCATAGTATTGCAGTTCATTAGAGTAGGGTTACGGTTGACGTGCCATCGGTCGATGTGTTTCCGATGATTCAAAGCACTTGGCGCTGGAGACGATCCGGCTACGTTGCAGTGTGGTGCGATTGGCGCTGGGCGCCTGTCTGGTTCTTAGCAAGCGCGCCTCTCCACGGGCATTCGCCCCCCTTCCCTACTCCGTTCCTGAATATAGGCTTTACGTCCGCACGGCGCGGGCGAGATGCTACAGTTTGTCTTTTTCGCAGGGTTTGCAGTTCATGCTCAGCATCACCGCTCTTTCCAACGCCTCGCTTGAGCTTGCTTTTGGGAGCCGTTCGGCCGACGCCGAGGCTTACCACTCGCCGCCGGTCAGCGTCGCACCGGGTGTGGAAATCATCGGCCTGCACTTTGACCAGGTCGACTTCGTCATCTTTTTCGCATCGGTTGAGGCCATGAGCGACGGCGATACTCCTTTCGCCCAGATGATGGCCGATGGGTTCAATCATCGAATTTTGCCGCCGGCGACCGCGCGGTTTGTTAAATTCGCCAGACGGGATGCAACGGAGGACAATACGATGTTCCGGCAGTCTGCGTGGCAGCTACGCAATCCCTATCGGCTACGCGGCTTTCAGGATGAGCTTGAATTTGCTTTGAGTGACCATGCGGTGGCTTTTCCTTCCGTACCTGAATATCTATTTACGCCGACGACTGATAAACTAGATCGTATGTACAGGCGCATGAGCGTGAACTTCGCTGCGGGCGAACTAGGTGTTACCTTCGCCCTCAAATATGCGCCCGATTCAGATACTGGAGGCTACTACTGCTATGAGAGAAAGTAAGACCTATGACAAGGCGGTTGCCTTGAATACCTTGGGCTACGCGCTCATTGCCGATCGCATTAAGACGGCCCACTTGGAGCCGCGGATCGTGGGTGAAGTTCGCGTCGCGACGTCGGACGAAAGACGCGCCGAGCGCGCTCGGTTCCGTGCGCGAGCCAAAGTAAAAGAAGACGTGCCGACGTTCTAAACACTCTCCTTCTGGTTTAAAGCGGACAGCGCCTTCGGGCGCTTATTTTTTGCTCAAATCAGTCCCAGCGATGGCCCATCGCGGTTCTTCCCTACGCCTGCCCTCGGCACAAATTGCGCTTCTGCAGTGCGGTCGTATCCTGATTGGCGCCACCGTGCTTTCACCGCTTTCTTTTGGCAACGCTGCGTCAATTTCTGAGAGGACAAGGTGGGTCACGCCAGTGGAAACAAGCTTCTGGATTTATCGGTGCGCAATCCTCGACGGAAGGCCGCGCCGCTACCATCTTTGCTAGAGGACGCGTTCAGGCGGCCGGTTGCTCTGGAGCATTAATACGAGGGCCTCGAATCATGGCACGGAGTGCCGATAAGGCTTCGCGTGGGTGCGCCCTTTGCTCTTCGCCAGTTGCACTCTGAACGCGTGTTCTCGCTTGCGGCGCCGAAAACGCCGCGTCAAGATCGACAGTCGCTTCGGTCCATTGCCCCGACGCAAGCGCCCGGATGAAATCTTTCTGCCAAGCACCAGCAGCGACCCGAGGAACGCGGTCATGAGCGTGGTCCAAAACCGCAGTAAGCCCATCAGAGGAAATCGCGATACGACGTGTCCCAGCCGTGTCGTAGAAAACATGTCCTGCGAGGTTTTCGATGTCACGACCAAGTTGTAGCATTTCACTATGCCGAGTTTCGACTTCTGCCTTAGCGCACTTTTGGTAGCGCGACAGTGCGGTGAAGTCGGTCGCACTTCGCAGCAGCGCCTGCAGATAGCAGATTGGCTTGGCGGCAGCTTTGAGATGTTGCCATGATGCCGCTACAACGTCGGATAGAAACTTGCCCTGACGCTTAGCATCGCGCATAAGTTTAAAAACTAAAAATTCATGAAATCCCAAATCCAGCAATCGTTGTAAATCGCTTGGGAGCTGGCCTGGTTGTCTCTGTTGAGAAGCAGGGTAAAGATCTCTCTTAATAGGGTCTGCCATGCTGTCAGTCCCTTCGGCCAAATTTTGAGATTGATCGTCGTTTGCAGCGCTCGATGATGATGAACGGGCATATCTCGGCGTCGTCTTTTCATTCAAGCCGAGGAGGGCGATTGCGCGCTCCGATAGAGCCAGGTAAGCCCGATTAAACCCAGCCCGACCAGCAACCTCCCACTGCTCATATCGAACGATAAGTCCAGCTTGAGCTAAGTCAGCCAGTGCACGGAAGAAGGTGCGCTCGGAGGTCATTGCTCGGTCTTGAAGGATGGCGCGACTAGCAAAGATTTTATCGTTGGGCCGAAGATTATCAACGGTGCGGGCGAGGGCGGCTAAGACGGCTCGTGCACGGTTCGAAATGCCGCTGAGATGGTAGGCGCGGTGCTCTGCGCGCAACGTGAGCCATTTGAGATTCGTGGCGTCAGTAGCATATTCCGGCGAGCGGGGCTCGTCCGATAAGGCGGTGAAGTTGGTGACAGCAGGGCGAATTTCACCCTCGCTGGCAACGTGCTGTTGCGCGATCGACATAATTCCGTCCATTTTTCAGTAAATGGATGACGGGTAGCTTGACTGTCGATCGCAATACGCTACACTTCGAGATGTGAGTTGTATCTCTTGGCCGTTTGCGACGGTGAAGTGTAGGGCGAGCAACAGCAAGCCCTGATTTATCAGAAAGCCCCTGGATTGGCGTCCAGGGGCTTTCGTCTTTTGTACTTAGATTACTTTATACATTCTGAGATCGTTGGTTTAATTCGGGCAGTTCGAAATTCTAAGTACATGATTTAAAAAGAGATAATTTTTATTATCTCTATGTCACTTCTCTTGCTAACCCTTCGAGATACGTCTGAATTTTTTCACGTAAAGCTTCCGCAACTTGCTCTGACGAAAATTCCAACCTGAATGTTTTCTTCGATGCCGTCATCGTGCAGAACACGGATCGGCCCGACTTAATCCGGACTTCCTTTCGCTCGACTACCGTCTTAGTTGACTTCGGCTCTGCACTTGCAAGCTTTACGGCATGTGCTTGATCGAGCTTGCCTTCCGCAAGTAACGCAACAGCGTCGATGACCTGTCTTGATTTTCCGCGTCGACTCAAAGACGCCAATGCCGCTCCCGCTTTAGAGCCCAAAAGATAAGGCTTCTCTGAGAGGGTGTTCAAAACGTCCCGCGGCAAGTCGTCGAAAGCCAGAAGATCGGAAACGATGGAATCACTGATGCCAGATTCCTCAGCCATCTGAGCCTGTGTCGTACCGGGGCGAGCCTCGCGTAGCAATTTGAAGCCTAGGTACTTCTCGTAATCGGTTATGTCATCCTGGAGCAAATTGGCATAAAACGCCGCAAGCGCTCTTTGCTCTTTCGCCCCAGAAAACAAAGTATAGGGAATAGTCTTTCGCCCAAATTCTTTGAATACATCCGACCGGTGATGGCCAGACACAATTTCCGCCTTACCGTCTTCAACTAGGCTAATTGAGATTGGTTGGATCAAGGGGTTGTGTCTTAGATTTTCCCGGAGTTCGTGGTATTTTTCGGGCGACATATACTTTCGCCGTCCCGGCACCTCGACGAGCTTGTCGAGGTCGATTTCGCCGGCCACGGAACTTTGCTTAAGACTCGCGTTTTCAGCCTGCAGCTCTTCAATCTGCGCTTTCCATTTCTGGGCGTCCAATCGAAAGGCACCAAGTTGGCCAGGCATTGTAGATGCAGCGCGTTCTGTGCGGTTAGCCGTAGACGCTTCGACGCGGGACGCTAGTTCAGCCGTTTTGCTAGCCAAACGATCCTGCAACTTGTTAGCCATTTATTTTCTCCGCTGCACGCCAGGCCCATACGTTTTGAATCTCGGCTTCGAGCTCATCGACCACTGCGTCAAACGAATCGATCGCACGATTGTAAGTTGCAGCGCTACCCTCGTAGTTTTGAAGGTCGTAAACCGTCTTGAACTCTGCACTTGCATTCTTAATTAGATCTGTGTCAAGAATTTCGGCGCGGCCCATTAACTCATGGTAAGTCTGCTGAATCCACGATTTCACAACATCTGTGGAGGCAGCCCGAGGTTTCACTTTTGCAAGGATGATCTTGATGAAAGCAAATTCTTTTTCCACCGACCGGCTTCCTTCGAGGCTAGTAAAAAGCTCCGCGAATTGTCTAAAGAATTGGGTGCTTGATGCGTAGTCTAAGGTTTCCGGCGGAAGGGGAATAACAAGACCATCGGTTGCCATAAAGCATCCGATCGAAAGATAGGCAAGGCTTGGCGGTGTATCAATTACGATAACATCGTACGTATCCCGGATAGTGTCCATAGCCTTTTCCAGTACTCGCCAGAATTCATAATCAGGATCGGATGCTTGTTTGTTAGGCAGATAGTAATCCGCTCCAAAAAGAGCCGAACACGACGGAATCAGATCTAAGTTATCCCAATAGCTTTGTATAGTCACAGCAGCGAGATCTGTCGCGTCTTCGTAGACGATTGGCATAACCGTCATTTCTTCAGTGACTTCGGGAGTTGGAACATATCCCATCAATGTTGTCGCTGACGCTTGCGGATCAAGGTCAATAAGTAAAACTTTGTGCCCACGCAATGTCAGGCCTTGCGCAAATGCAACACTGTCAGTAGTTTTGCCTACGCCGCCTTTGAAGTTTCCTACCGATAGGACGATTCCTTTCTCGCCTGGAGGGCGCGCCTTGTATGTGCCGCTCGCACGGATGAACTGCTGAGCTTCGGCAAGCGTGAATTCCCTATTACGACCGGAGCTGGTGACGGTTCCGGTGGGATACTCTCCCTTATTGCCGCGAGTGCACAGGTACTGAATTTGAGCCCTATCGAGCTTACATAATTTTGCAAGACGGCTGCTAGTAAGCATAGGCGCCATCTTTCGCGGCCAGGGCTCAAGCAAAGCATCGCGAAGGTGTGCAAGCGTTTCCTCTGCCCGATCAGCAATTGCGCGCAACTGCGCAATATCGATCGTATTCTTCAGAGGTGTAAGTTCCTTTAGCGCCATTCCGTACCTGCATTAGCATTTAGTCAGCGAAAATTGAAGAAAACCTCGAAAATCGATGACGGATAGATTTTCGGAATAATAGCCGGTAAACGGAAAAAGCTAAAGGTTTACTTT from Robbsia betulipollinis encodes:
- a CDS encoding transposase, whose protein sequence is MKYSEERKEAILKQLLAPHNRTVVEVAKAEGISEATIYNWRNAARGRGRLLPGNAPDSESWSSQDKFNAVLESA
- a CDS encoding tyrosine-type recombinase/integrase, whose amino-acid sequence is MKSDTRRLGLSHFAFYRAYLEGPEAINLGVLADRYLACGRDPRRMRTTLRWLQDELAAAARRVGDREAIRLLRLPKRLGEPEDAATDTPSLEEYREQTDPHGVYTETELLLHYRAAYPGAALSREERRGLRLRERRLAALQRLEKVVAEAPANEHPIDTWFDPSIAARLANVKILTLGQLVSTINGTGHRWFMRVPRLGAETAERIVTWLVANAASVTPTVAERARTPLRTQSRTDLLAASVATSTIACLENLQLPVALSGTEGANRGAPGKNQTGATNDWEAIQAWLNSHPKESATWRSYRTQAERILLWSVFERGKALSSLNVADIAAYREFIKAPPRQWTAPRGIERWSPHWRPFVGPLAPSSRATAHRVLHALFTWLVDMRYLDFNPWLGNKLTAEERDAASSKALHALTREQYGFLARFADEASHLPWGQRAQCMLILAYATGLRVSELCAVKLRHLETKWVDDDIGMAWTLRVRGKGHKTRVVPIPSVVMDALARYLGWRGLPIEPTYWQAETPIIASLTRSGQHHEQAVTPLGLAKAFRRLFMQAAGHLQQGDPKGAKRLEAATTHWLRHTYGTHMIEAGMPLDIVQDNMGHASPATTSRYVTTELDRRIRAAEQFLKRAST
- a CDS encoding type II toxin-antitoxin system RelB/DinJ family antitoxin → MATTTMVHVRVDETVKAQATETLAAMGLTVSDAIRVFLMRVVADKELPFAIKAPNAASSAAMLEADEIIHARRARFTTPDALLNDLEKAARK
- a CDS encoding type II toxin-antitoxin system YafQ family toxin, which encodes MTSKKLPASKRATLPRASDYTKTFLKDWQRLSHSGRYDMNRLKEAMTMLIANDAPLPPEWLDHALAGEWAHHRECHIGGDFLLIYTLDDAGKHGLVVFVRCGTHSELFS
- a CDS encoding ParB/RepB/Spo0J family partition protein, which translates into the protein MANKLQDRLASKTAELASRVEASTANRTERAASTMPGQLGAFRLDAQKWKAQIEELQAENASLKQSSVAGEIDLDKLVEVPGRRKYMSPEKYHELRENLRHNPLIQPISISLVEDGKAEIVSGHHRSDVFKEFGRKTIPYTLFSGAKEQRALAAFYANLLQDDITDYEKYLGFKLLREARPGTTQAQMAEESGISDSIVSDLLAFDDLPRDVLNTLSEKPYLLGSKAGAALASLSRRGKSRQVIDAVALLAEGKLDQAHAVKLASAEPKSTKTVVERKEVRIKSGRSVFCTMTASKKTFRLEFSSEQVAEALREKIQTYLEGLAREVT
- a CDS encoding AAA family ATPase codes for the protein MALKELTPLKNTIDIAQLRAIADRAEETLAHLRDALLEPWPRKMAPMLTSSRLAKLCKLDRAQIQYLCTRGNKGEYPTGTVTSSGRNREFTLAEAQQFIRASGTYKARPPGEKGIVLSVGNFKGGVGKTTDSVAFAQGLTLRGHKVLLIDLDPQASATTLMGYVPTPEVTEEMTVMPIVYEDATDLAAVTIQSYWDNLDLIPSCSALFGADYYLPNKQASDPDYEFWRVLEKAMDTIRDTYDVIVIDTPPSLAYLSIGCFMATDGLVIPLPPETLDYASSTQFFRQFAELFTSLEGSRSVEKEFAFIKIILAKVKPRAASTDVVKSWIQQTYHELMGRAEILDTDLIKNASAEFKTVYDLQNYEGSAATYNRAIDSFDAVVDELEAEIQNVWAWRAAEKING